The DNA sequence CATCCGCCGTTCACCCCATCCGGGTAGGCGGCGATGGTCGCGAGCAGGAACGCCATTCCGGGTGATGACGTGGCGGGATCCATCGCGACGGTCAGCCCGCGGTACCGCGGATCGGTGAGGTCGGCCAGGTTCTGGGGTGCGGGCAGGTTGCGGTCGGCGAACCAGGTGTTGTCCACGTTCACGCAGACGTCTCCCCGGTCGACGGCGGTGAGCAGGTTGGGGGGCGGCAACGCGTCGTCGGCGGGTCCGAGCGCGTTGTCGGGGCTGGTGTACTCCACCAGGGCACCGGCGTCGATGACCCGGGACGCGAAGGTGTTGTCGATGCCGTACACGGCGTCGCCGCGAGGCGATCCGGCCGTGAGGGCGACCGAGGAGGACAGCTGACCCGCATCGGCTTCTCTGACCACCTTCAGGGTCAATCCGGTCTGCTCCTCGAAGGTGGCCAGGAGTTCGTCCGGCAGCACAAACGAGTCGTGGGTGAGCAACACCACCTCGTCGCTGGTGTCCGAGTCGCCACAGGCGCTCAAGGCGGTCGTGGCGACCGCGGCAGCGATCAGCGCTGCTACGAATTGATGTCGTCGACGCATCGAGCCTCCAGAGGTGCGGTGGTGCCTGGTCATCAATGATCTAACCAGGCACTCGACGCACCGCTCTCGCCCAGTGCGCGTGGCCGTGGCCCGAATGACACATAACAATTGTGTCTCCAGCCCCATGAGTCACTCCAGTAACACGCTATGGTCCCCTGGCGACAGAAATCGATTCTCGCGGCGCGTCCCCCTGTTGGCGGGATGGTCACGGAACGGTTACCGTCAGCACGGCGATTTACACACCAGCCGTCAGATCGCGGGCAATCAACGCAAGATGGGACACCACACA is a window from the Williamsia sp. DF01-3 genome containing:
- a CDS encoding thiamine ABC transporter substrate binding subunit translates to MRRRHQFVAALIAAAVATTALSACGDSDTSDEVVLLTHDSFVLPDELLATFEEQTGLTLKVVREADAGQLSSSVALTAGSPRGDAVYGIDNTFASRVIDAGALVEYTSPDNALGPADDALPPPNLLTAVDRGDVCVNVDNTWFADRNLPAPQNLADLTDPRYRGLTVAMDPATSSPGMAFLLATIAAYPDGVNGGWQGYWQRLRDNEVAIAPGWTEAYNQEFTAGEGKGSKPIVVSYASSPAFLPTTTALLDTCFEQVEYAGVLRGASNEDGAKKVIDYLISEPVQAALPESMYVYPVREGTPLPVDWAQHAPEPEAAATMPADEIATNREAWQQEWRTVMGR